In Vicinamibacteria bacterium, a single genomic region encodes these proteins:
- a CDS encoding winged helix-turn-helix domain-containing protein: protein MDPQIWRFGAFELDGSRGELRKEGRRVRLKPQPLMVLVALLEKRGCMVTRDELKERLWAEAPAYRTDENLNHAVKRLREALGDSGNNPRFVATIRHNGYRFLADVSAAEVANHLAERRGTAREDRHRGRVKAYAAGVAGALIIAMLLALALLDRQDSVDTAAASVIRATLPLEGELRLGRAPGLALSPDGRTVVYAARRTLNDMNLYIQELASETARIVPGTRGAGLPFFSLDGAKVGFFSTGERRLMQVATDGGVPTSFGNHEFDELPFGATWTPEGDVVLATSSTSGLVRLTPDGGREPLTVPDREKREKGHRLPDALPNGKAILFTVGTVDITSFDDASVAVVDLESRDTKILIEGGTCGRYSPSGHIVYWREGSLYAVPFDQDWLRVTGPPRPVQENVMAPPYAAAPFAIARNGTLVFAPGPLWFRTGHLALVDRKGRAEPIATGLPASGEIANVSSSPRGDRVAFSVGGATDHIWVHDFERHSASRLTFAWDNLFPTWAPDGRRLAFWSNRGGGNGIFVKDVDTSSEPEVLVSSSHTIWPTSWSFDGRLLLFEEHRDGRDWDLRVIDFENERRAETWLSTPFNEGWGFFSPDARWVAYESDESGRFEIYVRAYETPETKRQVSTRGGIRPRWAPN from the coding sequence GTGGATCCTCAGATCTGGCGCTTCGGCGCGTTTGAGCTCGATGGTTCTCGAGGAGAGCTACGCAAGGAGGGGCGCCGCGTCCGGCTAAAGCCCCAGCCCCTCATGGTCCTGGTCGCGCTCCTGGAGAAGCGGGGCTGCATGGTCACCCGTGACGAACTCAAGGAAAGGCTATGGGCGGAAGCGCCTGCCTACCGGACGGACGAGAACCTGAACCACGCGGTCAAACGCTTGCGTGAGGCTCTCGGTGACTCCGGCAACAACCCCCGTTTCGTGGCCACGATCCGACACAACGGCTATCGATTCTTGGCGGATGTCTCGGCGGCGGAAGTTGCGAACCATCTCGCAGAGCGGCGCGGAACCGCGAGAGAGGATCGGCACCGTGGTCGCGTCAAAGCCTATGCGGCTGGCGTTGCCGGCGCCCTCATCATTGCTATGCTTCTCGCGCTCGCCTTGCTCGATCGGCAAGATTCGGTCGACACGGCTGCGGCGTCGGTCATCCGCGCGACGCTGCCGCTCGAAGGCGAGTTGAGGCTTGGCCGTGCTCCCGGCCTTGCGCTTTCTCCGGACGGTCGAACCGTCGTCTACGCGGCCCGACGAACGCTAAACGACATGAATCTCTATATTCAAGAGCTCGCCTCGGAGACGGCTCGGATCGTGCCGGGTACGAGAGGCGCCGGCTTGCCTTTCTTCTCCCTCGACGGCGCCAAGGTGGGATTCTTCTCGACGGGCGAGAGACGGCTCATGCAAGTGGCGACCGACGGTGGGGTGCCCACGTCGTTCGGGAACCACGAGTTCGACGAGTTGCCGTTCGGTGCGACCTGGACGCCGGAAGGCGATGTCGTTCTGGCAACGTCATCGACGTCGGGCCTGGTCCGTCTCACGCCCGACGGAGGCAGGGAACCGTTGACCGTTCCCGACCGCGAGAAACGCGAGAAAGGCCACCGGCTTCCAGATGCGCTCCCCAATGGGAAAGCAATCCTCTTCACGGTCGGAACGGTCGACATCACCTCGTTCGACGACGCCTCGGTCGCCGTCGTGGACCTCGAGTCTCGCGACACGAAGATTCTCATCGAGGGCGGTACGTGCGGACGGTACAGTCCGAGCGGCCACATCGTCTATTGGCGCGAAGGCTCTTTATACGCGGTGCCTTTCGACCAGGACTGGTTGCGCGTGACGGGACCTCCGAGACCCGTCCAAGAGAACGTGATGGCCCCGCCCTACGCCGCCGCCCCGTTCGCCATCGCGAGGAACGGCACATTGGTCTTCGCACCCGGACCTCTGTGGTTTCGGACCGGACACCTCGCCTTGGTCGATCGTAAGGGTCGGGCGGAGCCGATAGCGACCGGGCTCCCTGCAAGCGGAGAGATCGCGAACGTCTCCAGCTCGCCGCGAGGCGATCGGGTCGCCTTCTCCGTGGGTGGCGCGACGGATCACATCTGGGTTCACGACTTCGAGAGGCACTCTGCTTCTCGGCTGACCTTCGCCTGGGACAATCTCTTTCCCACGTGGGCTCCCGACGGCCGCCGGCTCGCGTTCTGGTCGAACCGCGGCGGCGGCAACGGAATCTTCGTGAAGGACGTGGATACGTCGAGCGAGCCCGAGGTCCTCGTTTCTTCATCCCACACGATCTGGCCGACATCCTGGTCCTTCGATGGCCGTTTGCTGCTCTTCGAGGAGCACCGCGACGGTCGCGATTGGGATCTGCGTGTCATCGATTTCGAGAACGAACGCAGGGCGGAGACATGGCTTTCAACGCCGTTCAACGAAGGGTGGGGATTTTTCTCCCCCGACGCGCGATGGGTCGCATACGAGTCGGACGAGTCGGGACGGTTCGAGATATACGTTCGTGCATACGAGACTCCCGAGACAAAACGGCAAGTCTCGACTCGCGGTGGAATACGCCCGAGATGGGCGCCGAAC
- a CDS encoding type II toxin-antitoxin system prevent-host-death family antitoxin, translating into MRTAGVRKARQDLSSLLDDVQKGREVVITDRGRPVARLVPVEPGRPFPD; encoded by the coding sequence ATGCGGACCGCGGGAGTGCGAAAGGCTCGCCAGGATCTGAGCAGTTTGCTGGACGACGTCCAGAAGGGACGAGAAGTGGTCATCACCGATCGCGGCCGGCCAGTTGCCCGCCTAGTTCCGGTCGAGCCCGGACGGCCGTTTCCAGAC